One genomic segment of Brassica napus cultivar Da-Ae chromosome A3, Da-Ae, whole genome shotgun sequence includes these proteins:
- the LOC106443374 gene encoding heavy metal-associated isoprenylated plant protein 10 gives MQEKVVFKLDVFDERIKQRAMKVVCDFPGVTLIDVKEKGKLKVSGEFDKFQMTKKLKKIYKYVDIIALEHDGEPKKNPDPVKKPEPIVKKAPSFRRWKIGFF, from the exons ATGCAG GAAAAAGTTGTATTCAAGTTGGATGTGTTTGACGAAAGAATCAAACAGAGAGCTATGAAAGTCGTATGCGATTTTCCAG GAGTTACGTTGATAGACGTGAAAGAAAAAGGCAAACTAAAGGTGTCGGGAGAATTCGACAAGTTTCAAATGACGAAGAAGCTTAAGAAGATATACAAATATGTTGACATTATCGCGCTTGAACACGATGGAGAACCGAAGAAAAATCCGGATCCGGTTAAGAAGCCTGAACCAATAGTGAAGAAGGCCCCATCTTTCCGTCGTTGGAAGATAGGTTTCTTTTAA